The Methanobrevibacter sp. sequence GTGCTTATTCCAAGAGCACCATAGGCATTGCAAATATCAACTTGCTTTTTGGCAAATTCCGGTGGAAAACCGAAATCCTCCCAATTGTCAAGGTCTGTTCCGGCAGGGTTCAATGTTGCTGAAATTGTTGCGATTCCACTTTTATCGCTAATTGTGCCGTTTTCATTATAGATGATTTCAGCAGTGCTTGCAAGGTCTTCAAGATATTCAAGTCCTGCCTGACCTATGGTCTTGTAGGATACACCAGACACTTGCGCGGATTTGATGTCTACAAACTTCTCTGCACCGTAAATGTCTCCCAAAGCAATCAGGATATCCATACTCTTTCTAATGGTCTCCCCATATTCACCATTAGCCATTTTCTCTTCTTCTTTAGTTAAAAACATAAAATTCCCCGGTGTTTATGAATAAAAAATTAATATAAATTGATTGAAAAATTGATTAAAAATGGAAATTGAAACATAATTTGATTTTAAAGCACTTCAAAGCCTACAAGCTTTATATGATTGGAAACCAATTCAGGATCTTCATCAATCGGTTCGGACAATTTGGTAGTTATGTATTTCTTGTTGTCATCCGGAAATACAGTGGCTATCTTCAAATCGTCATTGTCCATTATTACACTTGCCAAGAAGTTTGCACCGCTTGAAATTCCGATACCTAAACCTAATTCCTGAGCTATCCTTTTGGACATGTTGATTGCATCGTAATCGTGAATGAGAACAATGTCATCAATCAATTCCTCATCAACGATTCCTGGAATGAAGTCATCTCCAATTCCTTCAATCATATGGCTTCCTTCATCCATTCCCATCTTAAGAATGGACAATGTGCTTGGCTCCAATGCAAAGACTTTGGCATCAGGATTATGGTCCTTCAATCTTTTGCCGATTCCCATTAGGGTTCCGCCGGTTCCAATTCCTGAAACAAAGGCGTTTACATCTGGAATTGCATCAATGATTTCCTGACCTGTAGTCATGTATTGTGCCTCCACATTCAATTCATTGTCAAACTGAAGAGGCTTGTAGGCACCTATCTCATCTGCAACTTCATCCACTATCTCAAGAGCCTTCTTGAATCCTCCATCCTCTCTGGATACCAAGTGAATCTTAGCGCCATACATTTCAATGAGCTTACGCCTTTCAAGGGAACACCAATCAGGCATGAAAATATGAACCTCATGGCCGAAAAGCGCACCGACAGCACTGAAGGCAATTCCAGTGTTGCCGCTTGTAACCTCTATGATAGGCTGGCCATCCTTCAAGTTGCCTCTTTCCTTTTCCTTTTGAATGATGTATAAGGCTATTCTGTCCTTTATGCTTCCGGAATAGTTGTAATATTCAACTTTAGTGTAAATGCTCCCTTTCTTTCCTTCATATTCATAATCAATCTTTATCATTGGTGTATTGCCAACTAATTTATCAACATTCATAAGAGTCCTTCCAATTAATGATAAAATAATAAAAAATTAATTTAACTAATCATCAGTTTATTAATATAACATTATAATTTATGTATTTTAATTATAAAAAACTTTTTTAAAAATAGGAATGGAAATTTGAAATTTTGTATTCTAATTATAAACTTTTTGAAAAATTAAAGAAAAATAGGTTTAAAAAAATAGCAATGATAGATAAGTAAAAAAATATTTAAAAACAGAAAAAAAAGTTTATTCAAAGTTTTTTTTTAAAAATAAGTTAAAAAAGAAAATAGCTAAGAACAATCTTAACTATTTAATTGAGCTTCAATAGCTTGGTCAACTAAATGTAAGAATTGATCCTTAGCTTCATAAGGTATCATAGCGCCAGCTGCTATGTCGTGTCCGCCACCTTGCCCGCCGAAGTTAACTGCGACTTCACTTAATGCTTTGCCTAAATTAACTCCACGTGCAACCATTGGGCGTGTTGCTCTGCCGGAAACCTTAATATCCTTATGCAGTCTGGACAATCCTAAAATAGGCTTATCGTCATTTAGGATTTTAGCAGACATTCCAACACCTGCAATTGTTCCCATAATGCTTTTAAGAACCTTGTCCTCACTATAGAGATACTGAATGTAATTCAATTGTTGGGCGCCTTCACGGCTGATCCAATCAAACCCTTTAGTAAGGTCGTTCCTATAAGTCTTCTGAAGATCGAGAGCCTTATCCAAAGACTCTTTCCTCTCACCGAGAACAATGCTAAGCGCCAATCCATACTCCTTGTTTTTACCACAAGCATCCAAGATTGCAGAATATTCCTCTAAATTACGTAAGACAGGATGCTCACGAGGAACACTGTAAACGTCCCCAAATATTTGAGGATTTACCTTTACAAGTTCATCTTTAACAACATCCTTTTCCTCATCTTCCAATTCAATGAACTTAATGCCATAGGAAACACCCATCTTTTCAAGGAGTTCCTGAGACTTCTCCAAGCTTCCAGTCAATCCTGGAAGTGGAGGGTTCAAGGTATAAGCGATTGATTTGAATAAAGGCTCTTGTGCTTTAGAGACTATCTTCAAATCTTCATGGATTTCTAGATTGCCTGCCTCTTGACCGTCTTTCAATATTAATTGATTCACACCGATAAATCTGTTCTGGCACTGCATATCGCCAAAAGCACCAATAAGCGCCATATAAGCTAAATGCTTCTTGCCCATGTCTCTGACCGCCAGATAGCTGGAACCTGCCCCGCTTATTTCACGACTTCCGTCAACGCCAAACAAGTGGGGATTGACATGAACAAGATTCTCTTTAGGCTCATGGGCACTTGGCTGGTGATGGTCTGCAACAATGACATCGGCCTTTAGGGAATTGAGTTGCTTGATGCAGGCACTGCCCATATCTGAAAAAACATACAATTCATATTTTTCCTTTGCAACATCCCTTATGACATCACTCTTTAGACGAGGAACAATTGTTATGTGGAATTGTCCTCCCTCTTCCTTGATGGCATTGGCTATAACACCTGCTGCTGATATTCCATCAGCATCATTATGAGAAATTAGTCTTATAATGTTATCATTTTCGATATGCTCCTTAAGCATATCTGAAGCTTCGCATCCTCTACTTAATAGAGAATCAAATTTTTCATTGTCTCTATTTAACGAGAAGTGCTGCTTTTGTTGGATCGTATCTCCATCCTTCTGGTAATTGGCCATTCTTTGCATAGTATCTACCTAATCTACGGATTCTAGATTCAATGATAGTTAATCCTCTTTTACCATGAAGGTCTTTTGGGTTTTCTTCTAAGTGATCTCTGATATTTACTGCTCTTCTGATTAAATTCATTAAATCTTCAGGGTACTCTTCTGCTTGTCCGTTTCTTTTTAAGATTTGGGTAATCTTTTCACCAGTGACTTCTTTGACACTAGGAATACCGTATTGGTCTCTTAAAATTACTCCGATTTGACTTGCAGTTTTACCTTCTCTTTTGAATTTTACAATAAATTCTTCGATTTCTTCATTAGAATATGCGATCCATTCTGGTCTTGCCATAAATATCCTCTCCAATAAGTTTTTTGATTATTTATAGTAAGGTCCTTTGTAAAATAATCATTAATGAAAAATTAATGAAAAAACTATTTCAAGATAATCATTTACAATGCTTTGAAAAAATTATACAAAGAATAATCCTTAACAATTCATTAAAAAAAATTATCTTAAGAATAATTTTTATAAAAATGATCATTAAAAAATTATTTTAAATTCAAGTTTGAAAAAATCTTTAAAAAATTATCCAGGCCTAACCTAAATAAAAACAATAAGTTTTCAAATTTTATCAATTAAACTACAGTAAAACAAGCAATTTAGATTAAATTGCCTATGATAATTTTGTTAATTAAAAGATATCTGAAAAATTTATTGCTCATCATCTTGGTTTACATACCAGTTGATAAATTTTTCTAAAGAATTTCTTCTATGTGAATACTGGTTTTTCTCTTCTGTAGTAAGTTCTCCAAAGGTCTTGCCTTCTTCCTCTATTATGAATAAAGGGTCATATGCAAAACCAAGATTGCCTCTTTCTTCAAAAGCTATTTGACCTTCGACACGCCCTAAAAAGACCTTGGGCTCAGAATTGGGTGTGCAATAGCCAATAACTGACCTGAATTCAGCGTATCGATCGTCAACTCCATCCATAAGTTTTAATATGTTTTGGTTTCCAAGTGAATTCTGAACAAATTTAGAATAGGTCCCTGGAAAATCGTTTAAAGCTCTTATGAACAAACCAGCGTCTTCCACAATCACAGAGCGATTTAACTCTTGGCAAGCATATTTAGCACCGAATCTTGCCACATCCTCAAGGGTTCCCTGAGGTTCCATGTAGCCTAGATCAATATGCTCAAGTTCAACACCAAAAAGTTTGAAAATATTCTCTGCTTCTTTTACTTTATGTTCGTTCCCAGTTATAAATGTTATCATAGTTTTTATTATATAAAAAAGTTTTAATATATTTATCTGAAAAATTGAAACAAAATTTCAAATTAAAAAAAAAATAGTAAATACTAGTGAAAAAACTTTTGGTCAAGGTTTTATTGGCCGAAGGCCAATAAAAAGCTTGTTTTAGTGAGTATATCTTCCCCTACCTTCAATTTCAGCAATCTTATTTGCCATTTTAGATTGATTGTCTCTATCGTAAGCTTCCAAAATCCAAGTGAATGTTTCAGTAGCTATATCATAATCAATGCTTTGGAATGATTTCTTCAATACCAACAAATCAGCTGCCTTGTCTTCAAGCAAGTCAGAGTATTTGCCCAATCCAAAGTCGAAAATAGCTAAATTATCATTGACATTGTCTAAATTTTCATCGATTAGAATCATGTTTGAACCTGTCAAGTCACCATGAATGATGTCTCCATCATGGAATGCCTTGATGTTTTCACCAATTGCAATTGCCAATTCCTTTCTTTTCTCATCATTGATGTTTGACATGACGTCCTTAACCAAAGAGCCATTGATCTTTTCCATGACAATTGATTTCTCCTCAAAGTCGACATCGTATAAAATAGGAGTCCTCACACCGGTCTTCTTAACGTCCGACAGTATCTTTGCCTCGCTTTTGGTTCTAAGCTTTCTGATTTTGTTGTCTATCTCTTCAATCCTGTAGGATTTTGAAACCCTGTTCTTTACAATTGCTTCCCTTCCAAGCCAAGTCGCCTCATAAATGTCAGATTCGGCTCCTTTGGCACGAAGCTCCTTAGGAAGATTCAACCTTTCCTTTCTATTGTCGACCCATGGGGCATCCACTTCATCGGTTCTGAATCTTTGGATGATGTTTGTGTCCTCTATTTTAAGTGGGCCATATGCCTTATACATCAATTGGCCGAGCCATGCAATCATCACACCATTGTCACCGGAGTATTTCATCTCAGGCATGTAAAATTTGGCATAGTGCTCCTCTGCCATAATCTGCATCATTTCCCTAAGCCTGCTGTTTGCGGAAACTCCACCGCATAATAGAACCTCATCCTTTTCAGTATGGGCAAGTGCCCTTTCAGTCACTTCAACCAGCATTGCAAAGGCGGTTTCCTGAAGTGAAAAGCAAATGTCCTCTATCCTTTCGCCATTCTTATGAGCTCTAAGCGCTGCACTGAGTAAACCTGAAAATGAGAAATCCATACCCTTTACGACATAAGGCAAGTCAATATATGAACCATCCTTAGCCAATTTCTCAACGACCGGCCCTCCCGGATGGCCAAGACCGGTTTCACGGCCAAAGTGATCCAAACAGTTTCCAATGGCTATGTCCAATGTTTCACCAAAGATTCTGTATCTTCCGGATTCATATGCAATCACTTGACTGTTTCCTCCGCTTACATAAAGTGTTACTGGATTACGAGCGCCAGTATCCAATTTTCCTATTTCAACATGGCCAATGCAATGATTAACACCAACGATTGGAACATTAAGGCTCAATGCAAGAGTTCTTGCGGAAGTGGCAACTGTTCTAAGTGCAGGGCCAAGTCCAGGCCCCTGTGAAAATGAGATGAAATCAATATCCTTATAGCCAATTCCTGCCTCTTCCATAGCCTGTGGAATGAGTTGAGGAATCCATTTGGCATGATGTTCAGCTGCCTCTCTTGGATGTATGCCTCCCTCTTCCGGATACAATTGCTTTCCAGCCATGGCCAATACATTGCCATCACTGTCTACAATTCCTATTCCAGTCTTTTCCGCAGTTCCTTCAATTCCTAAAGATATCAATTTCAATGCACCATTCATAAAAATTTTCAATTAAAATCAGATAATTGACATTAATGTAATCAATCAATTATTTAAAATAATTTATTAACATACATTTATATAATTTTTATCCATAATATATTTATAGAAATGATATGATTAAACTTATCAAAAAAATTAATGAAAATAATAATTTAA is a genomic window containing:
- a CDS encoding PLP-dependent cysteine synthase family protein, whose translation is MNVDKLVGNTPMIKIDYEYEGKKGSIYTKVEYYNYSGSIKDRIALYIIQKEKERGNLKDGQPIIEVTSGNTGIAFSAVGALFGHEVHIFMPDWCSLERRKLIEMYGAKIHLVSREDGGFKKALEIVDEVADEIGAYKPLQFDNELNVEAQYMTTGQEIIDAIPDVNAFVSGIGTGGTLMGIGKRLKDHNPDAKVFALEPSTLSILKMGMDEGSHMIEGIGDDFIPGIVDEELIDDIVLIHDYDAINMSKRIAQELGLGIGISSGANFLASVIMDNDDLKIATVFPDDNKKYITTKLSEPIDEDPELVSNHIKLVGFEVL
- a CDS encoding DHH family phosphoesterase translates to MLKEHIENDNIIRLISHNDADGISAAGVIANAIKEEGGQFHITIVPRLKSDVIRDVAKEKYELYVFSDMGSACIKQLNSLKADVIVADHHQPSAHEPKENLVHVNPHLFGVDGSREISGAGSSYLAVRDMGKKHLAYMALIGAFGDMQCQNRFIGVNQLILKDGQEAGNLEIHEDLKIVSKAQEPLFKSIAYTLNPPLPGLTGSLEKSQELLEKMGVSYGIKFIELEDEEKDVVKDELVKVNPQIFGDVYSVPREHPVLRNLEEYSAILDACGKNKEYGLALSIVLGERKESLDKALDLQKTYRNDLTKGFDWISREGAQQLNYIQYLYSEDKVLKSIMGTIAGVGMSAKILNDDKPILGLSRLHKDIKVSGRATRPMVARGVNLGKALSEVAVNFGGQGGGHDIAAGAMIPYEAKDQFLHLVDQAIEAQLNS
- a CDS encoding 30S ribosomal protein S15, whose product is MARPEWIAYSNEEIEEFIVKFKREGKTASQIGVILRDQYGIPSVKEVTGEKITQILKRNGQAEEYPEDLMNLIRRAVNIRDHLEENPKDLHGKRGLTIIESRIRRLGRYYAKNGQLPEGWRYDPTKAALLVK
- a CDS encoding XTP/dITP diphosphatase, encoding MITFITGNEHKVKEAENIFKLFGVELEHIDLGYMEPQGTLEDVARFGAKYACQELNRSVIVEDAGLFIRALNDFPGTYSKFVQNSLGNQNILKLMDGVDDRYAEFRSVIGYCTPNSEPKVFLGRVEGQIAFEERGNLGFAYDPLFIIEEEGKTFGELTTEEKNQYSHRRNSLEKFINWYVNQDDEQ
- a CDS encoding bifunctional N(6)-L-threonylcarbamoyladenine synthase/serine/threonine protein kinase; its protein translation is MNGALKLISLGIEGTAEKTGIGIVDSDGNVLAMAGKQLYPEEGGIHPREAAEHHAKWIPQLIPQAMEEAGIGYKDIDFISFSQGPGLGPALRTVATSARTLALSLNVPIVGVNHCIGHVEIGKLDTGARNPVTLYVSGGNSQVIAYESGRYRIFGETLDIAIGNCLDHFGRETGLGHPGGPVVEKLAKDGSYIDLPYVVKGMDFSFSGLLSAALRAHKNGERIEDICFSLQETAFAMLVEVTERALAHTEKDEVLLCGGVSANSRLREMMQIMAEEHYAKFYMPEMKYSGDNGVMIAWLGQLMYKAYGPLKIEDTNIIQRFRTDEVDAPWVDNRKERLNLPKELRAKGAESDIYEATWLGREAIVKNRVSKSYRIEEIDNKIRKLRTKSEAKILSDVKKTGVRTPILYDVDFEEKSIVMEKINGSLVKDVMSNINDEKRKELAIAIGENIKAFHDGDIIHGDLTGSNMILIDENLDNVNDNLAIFDFGLGKYSDLLEDKAADLLVLKKSFQSIDYDIATETFTWILEAYDRDNQSKMANKIAEIEGRGRYTH